The sequence TGGTGTTTTTTCCAGAACGGTTTTCGCTGATTGTACGATTAAAGCGATCGATTCACGCAATGCTTCTTCTACTTCTTCCGAACGAATCGTAATCGTTCTTGGTAAACCTGACACCATGTCACGGCCGCGGATATCGATTTCCTCGCTGCGGGCTCCTTGGAATACCGTTGCAACATTGATTTTAATATCTTCTGCTGTGCGCTCACCAATTAATAATTTATATTTACGTTTTACATACTGAAGAATTTCAGCATCGAATTTGTCCCCAGCCATTTTGATCGATTGTGCCGTTACAATATCACCCATTGATAACACAGCGACATCTGTTGTTCCACCACCGATATCAACTACCATATTACCGCTAGGCTGAAAAATATCCATTCCCGCGCCAATCGCTGCTACCTTAGGTTCTTCTTCTAAGTATACTTTCTTTCCACCGGATTTCTCGGCTGCTTCCTTAATCGCCTTTTGCTCCACTTTCGTTATGTTTGTCGGGCAGCAGATTAACATTCTTGGCTTTGACAAGAATCCTTTTACATTAATTTTGTTAATAAAATATTTCAGCATCGCTTCTGTTACGTCAAAGTCAGCGATGACACCATCTTTCAACGGACGAATCGCCTCGATGTTGCCAGGTGTACGACCAACCATACGACGAGCCGCTTCCCCTACTTCGAGAACCTTACCAGTGTTACGATCCATTGCTACAACTGATGGTTCGTCTAGTACAATCCCTTTTCCTTTTACATGAATCAGCACATTCGCTGTTCCTAAATCTATTCCAATATCTCTTGAAAACATGAACGATTATCCTCCCTATTTCAATACCTTGTGATCCATTTCGTCTAGGACGTTGTTTGTTATGTATGTAAGCTTTATAGAAGAATCATTATTATTATGGTACATAATACCTCTAATTATATATAATATCACAAAATGATCCAGATCGTTATAGCTTTCCATAAAAAATGTCAATATTTTTAGGAAAATATGTGGATGCTGTCGGATCTTAGATGGTATTGGCGAATGGTTGTTGGGAATAGGCTATTTGAAAAAGGATTCCAGATGAATTAGAGAGGATAATGTGCTGCTACTTTGTAATAAGTTCTTCTGGATGTGGTGGTGCTTGTTTGCCATGAAGTTGATATTTCATTTTGGTCGCTTCCCCACCCCTTAAATGACGGATTGATTTATGGTGAGTTAATATTTCTTTTACTTCGTTAGCTAAGTCGGGATGTAATTCTGGTAAGCGCTCTGTCAAATCTTTGTGTACCGTGCTTTTGGACACTCCAAATTCTTTCGCTATGACTCGAACTGTTTTCTTCGTTTCTACGATGTACCTGCCAATCTTTAATGTTCGTTCTTTGATGTAGTCATGCACTTTACTCGCCTCCCATAGTTGTCAGTCCAAGGCGTGAATTGAGACAAGCATTGCGTATAAAAATACATAGGATACTGAGATGAGAACTTCACCTTAGACAAATAAAAGATAATTTGTAACATCTTATTACTCAGCAAAGCCCAATATGACAGTAATTTTTGGGACATACCTATGCTCGATCGCTTTTCAAGTGGCGAGGAGAGCGTATTCATATGGATTGGACAAGCAGTGTTTGCCGGATGGATATTGGAATGGGACAAATGGTGGGACAGGCTGGTGTGTGGGGGGATGTGGCGGAGTTTTTGGTATGGGGGGTTGGGTGAGTGGCGGGCGAGGGATATGGGATGGAAGTTGTTTTGGGTGAGTGGGTGGGCGGGGGATTTGTTGGCTGGCTTTGTGCAGATACGATCTGCGAATGAACGCTTTTCTATTGGGCTTCTATGTTTTGGAGACAAATCTGCTGCTTGCATTGGTTTTTTTGGTCCCTTCCTGGGTAATGGATACAAATCTATGATGGCTGCTCTCCGCTTTTGGGTCCTTTCTCGCTAAACGATACAAATCCATGGTCGCTGCTTCCTACTTTTGGGTCCTTTCTCGTTAAACGATACATATCTATGGTCGCTGCTTCACACTTTTGGGTCCTTTCTTGCTAAACGATACAAATCCATGGGGACTGCTCTCCACTTTTGGGTCCTTTACCGCTAAACGATACAAATCTATGGTCGCTGCTTCACACTTTTGGGTCCTTTACCGCTAAACGATACAAATCTATGGGGACTGCTTCACCCTTTTGGATCCTTTCTCGTTAAACGATACAAATCTGCCGCTTGGCTTCTGACTCTTGTCTCCTTTCCGCTGCAATGGATACAAATCTATGAGAGGATGCCCTACTTTTGGCTCCTTTCGCCATTTGTTCTCTTTTACATAGCCACACTCTACTGCTTGCACAAAAGGAAAAAGGTGATGGCTGCACCATCACCTTTCATCCGATATCACCGTAGTCTGGGTCCTCTTTTTTAATTGACTTCATTAACCGAATTTCCCCTATTCCCTTGGATTATCTTTTTTATCACGGTACTAACCGTCCGTAATCTCCACACTTCAAGATTCGAGAGATAAATAAGAAGATAAGTGGGTGATAAACGAACAATAACTTCCTGATAAGTTTCGCTATCAATCAGCGAGGGGTCAAAACCCACACTGATTGGAGTCTCACTTTATAAACCTAATCCTTCCGAAGCTTTGAGTGGCAGTTTTGCGAAAAAATGATCACTCCTTTTCTCCATAAAGTGTTGGTAAGAATATATAAAGAAATGCTGTTTCTTGGTGGCGAGTCCTAAATAATACTGCGAAAAAGGGGTGCTGAATTCCAAGTTTTCCAATAGTTGTTGAGCCACGTCGAAGTTCCCTCTCGCAATTTCAAGGTGCGCTTTTTCTACGGGATGTTCTGTATCAACACCATCCGTCTTTCCGAAGTGCGCACAAACAAACGGATAAGTGAAATTATCAATCCTATCTAAGATCTCTCTATCATCTAAGGCAAGTGCCAAATATTTTGCCTCTTCGATGTGATAGATACAGGAATGAAAATCTTCATAAATATACGTTAACGCCAAATCCAGATGGAGCTGTGCTTTTTGTATTGCCTGATGTGGTAGTTGTAATGCTTCATATGCATGTTTCCTCGCCAGAATTAATTCGTTACGCTTCCAATAATAATGGAACAAAATCATTTGAATTCTGCTATTAAAGAATGTAATCAAAAGCGGATTGTCCACATAGCGTATCTGTTTTTGGATTTTGTTCAAGAAATATCCGATTCTCTCAAAGTTATATACTTTTGAATCTACCTCTATATTTAAAAAGTATTTTATACACTTTAATTCAGGTGTGTCGGCGGAAACCGTTTTCGCAAGAGCCCTAACTTCATGGGCAGGTTTGCCATCTCTTAGATGGAGCATAAGCTTGTATAGTTTTGCCGCATTTTTATTTACTGGATGGGCATGGTCCATATTTAATTTTATATAGTATTGCAGTTCCTCGTAGGATCGATTGATGTAAAAGTATTCTAAGGCAAGGCGTTGGTCTGTGGTGGAATTACTAAGAAGTAAAAAATCTTTAGTGATGGACAGTTCCTGTGTTTCGTCGTTATCCAAGCTGATCATCGTGAGGAATTGTGAGAGCTGCATCTGCTTCTCTGATTCAACATATTCGCGGATCATCCCTGTTTTTATTTTTGTAGTTTCCATTTGCGATCTCCTTTCACATTACTATATTATTTCATATTCGAGATAGATTTCAATAGGTAAATCGGTATATTCGTTCGTCAAATACCTCATATTATCGACAGATCGATCGCTTTTAGAAACGTTTTGTTCGTTGTATATAATACTTAAACTTCCTACCATCTGATCTTATATACTTCTTCCTTTCATTCCAATTGTGTAAACTAGTATTTTATTGCTGTTTAACAACTTCGGAGACTGATGAATACTGCTAAAAGCCTCATCTCATCCTAGCACATGAATCATTTTCAAAATAATCAATCTGTAAATTTTTTTATCTAAGAGATTCTGACACACAAAAAAATCTCCTTACCTATTTTCACAGGTAAGGAGATTCGTTTTTATGCGTTTTCCATTGCGCTTGAAGATTCACTGTTTTCCATTTCAGATTCGTTGTTATTCGTTGAATCTTCTTCGGTATCCTCTGGTGTCTCTTCTGCATCATCTGTATTGTCTTCTTCTTCAGCAGCAGGGGCTTTATCTTCGCTATCATCTGCTTCTGTTCCTTGGTCTGACTCTGTGTCTGTTTCGCTATCAGCTTCGGCATCGTCTTGATCAGGGGCTACAATCTTGTTAATTGGTTGATTAACAAAATCTTCTGGATTCACTGGTGTACCATCTTTTCTTACTTCAAAGTGTACGTGAATTCCATTTTCCTGACCTAGCGTGTTCTGTCCAGCTGTTGCGATTGCTTGACCTTGTTCTACTGTACTGCCTTGCTCTACGAAAATCTCTTCTAAACTAGCGTAATACGTTGTCACACCGAAATCATGCTCTAATTTTACAACGTTACCTAGTAAAGGATCCTGTTTCACTTCGACTACTTCACCTGATAGTGCAGCACTTACGTCAAAAGCTTCATCTCCGGATGTTGAGATATCAATGCCATCGCTTTGATAGTATTGATTTTCGTGTAGAATTAACGCTTGTTCCTGTGTTTCTGCATCTGCACCATAATCATAAAATTTTGTCACGATTTCCGTTTGCAAGTCTTGCGCTACTGGCATCTCCAGCATTTCTTGTTGTTGCATGACTGTTGTTGCATCTTCTTCATCCTGACTGTCTTGCTCACCATTCAATTGATCTTGCATGTCTTCTGCAGCCTCTGGAACTTGATTGATAGCATTCTGATACCATAATACCCCTGTTAAAAGTAGAGCCGCTACTGCTAAATAAACTGCAGGAAAGAACCATCTTTTCTTGAAGATACGTTTCCAGCTATTTTTTGAAACGTTTTTGTTTTCCTCCATTATGCATCACCTCAGCAACCATTGTGATCAAATAGAGGAAAAAATATACATGGAAAAATTATTTTTTTACTAAAAGTTTTGGTGTCGCCTTTTCAAGCGTAGAAACCTGCACGCCCTGATAGTAATATTCGATGATCTCTTCATACGTTTTTCCTTCCTTCGCCATGCCATTTGCCCCGTATTGGCTCATACCGACACCATGACCGTACCCTTTCGTCGTGAAGACGTAATGATCGTCTTTTTTCGAAATGGTGAAGTCATTGGATGGCAGGCCTAATAATTCTCGTATATCACGGCCTGTGAACGTATTATCACCTATTTTGGCGGTTGCTACCCGTTTACTTTCCGTTCTCGTCAATTGAAAATCATTGATCTGACTGGAAATCGTTACGTCTAATTTCTTCTCTAGCTCTGCCTTTGTAAAAATCTTCTGATCAAAAAATTTAGGTGAAATCTCTTCATCCCATGGGCTTTCTACTGTTCGAAGGTATGGCAACTCACCTTCCCAGTAATCTTCCGAGTTCTCAGTATACCCATTACTTGTAGAGAAAAACGCTGGTGTAATAGGCTGATTGCTATACGTTATAATCTTACCTTGTGTCGCTGCTACAGCTTCTGTGATTTTGTCCATTTTCCAATGATAATCACTACCCCATACCTGGCGCAGTTCCTCTGTGCTCTTATACACCTGATGCTGGACGGTATCGGTTACATCTGCTCCACCTTCCAGCTTACCTTGTTGACCTTGCGATAGGTATTGCGTGATATACGTTCTTGCCGCCAGCGCTTGTGCCTTCAATGCTTCTAATTCAAAATCTGCGGGCATCTCTGAGGCAACCACATGTACGACATAATCCTCCAATGGTACTTTTTCGACTTCGTCCGTTTCACTACGTAAGACATTGACATCAAAAGGAGAATCCAATGTGACGGGTGCTGCGGCTGTCGCTTCTTCTGCCTGTTGTTCGCTGGATGCTTGTGTGGCGTTGTCCCCTTTAAAAGGAATAACAATAATAGTAGGGACGATGAACATAAAGGTCAGCAAAGTTGCTACGATGACTAGGAAAGGCAATTTCCAGTTGGATTGTTTGGTTTTTTTGTACTGCCATTTGGCCATGAATAACCTCCTCATTCTTGTCTTGCAATTCTACTCTATTTTATTCACAAGATTAGGAGAATAGAACAGGAGAAACGTAAAAGAAAAAAGAGGACTAGCATATGTCTAAGCTGTCCTCTTATCTCTATTATTGTACTTCTATTTGTTCTGTATCCGCCATATTAGCTTCTGCTACAAAAGATGTTTCCATTGCGTTCACGCGTTCAATGTCCGCCCCAAGTTTTGCAAATTTTTCCGTGATATCGACATACCCTCTGTCAATATGGTGCAGAGAAGTAACACGTGTGTAACCGTCTGCTACCAGTCCTGCCAAAATCAACGCAGCTCCTGCGCGTAAGTCTGTCGCAGCTACTTCAGCCCCTTGTAAACTTACAGGACCTTCTACAATCACGCTGCGGCCTTCGATCTTCAATTTTGCATTCATTCTTCTGAATTCTTCAACATGCATAAAACGATTTTCAAAAACAGTTTCGGTAATTACACTTGTACCTGCAGCATGTAGCATAAGGGCCATCATCTGAGACTGCATATCTGTTGGAAAGCCTGGGTGTGGCAACGTTTTGATATCTGTTGATTGAAGTGTTTTAGGTCCAATCACACGAACACCATCCGCTTCTTCAAGAATACGGACTCCCATTTCTTCCATCTTTGATACTAGTGCGCGCATATGATCCACTTCAGCATTCTCAATCAAAACATTTCCGCCAGTAATTGCTGCAGCTACCATAAATGTTCCCGCCTCAATACGGTCAGGGATAATCGTATGCTCTGCACCATGCAATTTATCGACGCCTTCGATTTTAATTGTTTCAGTTCCTGCTCCAATAACATGCGCACCCATTTTGTTCAGATAGTTGGCCAAGTCTACTATTTCTGGTTCCTTCGCAGCATTCTCAATAACAGTCTTGCCATCTGCAAGTGCTGCGGCCATCATAATGTTCTCTGTTGCTCCAACACTCGGCATATCGAGATAGATTTTTGCACCCTTCAATCTGCCATTTGTTGAAACTTCCACAAAACCATTACCTACATGTACATCTGCCCCCATTGCTTCGAAGCCTTTTAAGTGAAGGTCAATCGGTCTTGAGCCAATTGCACATCCTCCCGGCAAAGCAACCTTTGCATGACCATAACGAGCTAACAATGGCCCTAATACCAGTACAGAAGCACGCATTTTACGTACATATTCAAAAGGAGCTTCTGTTAGAAGTGGTTGTGTTGCATCAACTGTAACGGTGTTCTTTTCATATTTAACTTCTGCGTTCATGTGCGTTAATACTTGATTTATAGTGAGTACATCTGCTAATGCAGGTACTTCGTGTATAATACTTTTTCCTTCACTTGCAATTATGCTTGCGGCAATGACAGGCAGTACGGCATTTTTGGCACCTTCTACTTTAACGGTACCATTTAACTGCCTCCCACCACGAACGATGATATTTTCCAAGGCTCATTCTCCTCTGTAGTGCATATTCATTATTATTAGTATTCATTAATCAGGATAGGTGTTCCAATTGTTACGGTAGTTCTGTCTCCTATCCCTTCTCTAACGGCGATTTGTATATTGAATTCTTGATCATATTGCTGTATTTTTTGATTCCAGTTCGCTGTATAACCAGTCCACGTAGTAAAGTCTGGTTCTTTTACTTCGTCAATAATTGACATTTTCAGTTCAGATTTTACAAAATTTATAAAAGAAACAATATCTATAATACCATTTTTCCATGCCTGTGCACAAGAGAAATATTGTGCTTTGTCCGTAAATATTACTTTCGTAACTCCTTTTATTTTCTGCTGAAACTTTTCTAGTACTTCCGGCGTCATTTCCGTCGCTGAAATAGTATAAAGGACTTGATATTCATTTTTCTTTTCATAGGTGCGCACTATTAATAATGATTCGTTCATCCCGTTATTATTCCGACGGTTTGCATCTAATTTATACGTATCGTCGTCGACCATAGTAAGTTGATACCCTTTGAGATTGTCGATAAAACGAGAAATTTCTGGAATTATTCTTCTTTCTCTAATAGTAGTTTCTAAGTTTGCTAGATTTAAGCCTTGTTCCTCTATCATCGCCACCATATCATTCATCTCTTTCGTATTATCATCCATCGTTTTCGCATCTAATTGCTGTACAAAAAATATCATCATCATTGCCGTTATAGAAAAAAGTAAATACTTCATTCCCCGCACTCCTTTTTTTTAGTAAAAAGTATTGGCAGAAAATGAAGTATCCATACATGAAGATCTTATCTTTTTGGTATTGCTGAACGGATATGTCTTAAGAAAACATATACAGCAGTTGCTGGGACCAGTTTAAGAAATCTAAGAAAAAGTTACTTACAGTGGAACCGATCGTAATGGTTATTAATATAAGGAAGATTCTCGCTTCCATTACTTTGTGCTTCTTGAACCATTCATCAAAATTTAATGATTGGAGTACTTGCCATGTGATCACAATAAAAAGCAGATGAGATAACATGCCGACTAACCCATCTTGCGCTAAACTCTCTAACATTCAAAATCCCTCACTAACCTATGATTTATCACAGCGATAACTTCCTGATAAGTTTCGCAAGCAATCCGTCGGGATTCCCCCCGCTGATTGCAGTCTCACTTTATCCTATATTATAACATATCTGGATCGATTTCTGTTTTTTTGGCTACGATTCGATATTTCCCGGGAAATTCGACGGCAATTAAGCTGGTGATTTGTCAAAAATGTGCTGTTATTCGCATGTCGCTGGGATTGGTGGAATACCGATGCGGCTAACCACTTCGCGTCTGCGGGAATGTATGTGGATGGTCTACGCTATGTACTGACGCTTCAAACATATTGAAATTTATCCATCAGTGTCGATTTAATTCTCTAACCATGCTTTGTTCCCTTCTCTTAGCTGCTTCACCTGTTGTAGAACTAACGCAGTGAAAGGATATTCTATGACTACTAATAATGCAGATCGTTTTAAGAAAAACGTGCATAAACCACCCGGTCCTAATTGACTTCATTACTAAACAACTTCCTATAATATGGATTATGTAAAGTAGCTGCTTTATGCTTAGTGGTAATTTTGAAATGATTCATGTGCTGTGATACCGCTCCGTCCAACCACTTCGCGTCCTGCGGGGCACGGCTGAAGCTAGGCTACTACTAGAATTACTACTCTGCTGCCTTGCACCGAGGAAGCCTACCTCGAAGCGTTACTAGTAGACACAGGTGCAGACGTTGTGGATCTTCAGCGCCTGCATGATCCCGCGGGAGTCTACGTGGTTGGCCTACGCTAGGATAGGGACTCTACAACTTTTGTAAGAGCTAGCATATTGATCGGATGCATATATAATAGCTATTCAACAATGCCTAGAACCACTGCTTTTTGCTGTTACATCCGTTGTAGCATTTTCCTTAAGCGTAGGAAATAGGCGGAGACTCCCGTGGAATCAGCGCGAGCTGAAGATCCACTTCATTTGTGCCTGTGTCTGCAAGCATTGCTTCGAAGTGAGCTTCCTCGGCACAAGGCAGCAAAGAAGCATTTTCAAGTAGTAGCCTAGCTGAAGCCGTGCCCACAGGACGCGGAGCCTATTTCCGGAGCTTTGCTAAGCAGATGAAAACTATCAAAATTAACTACGTGTCAGACAGTTCCAGTTTACATAATCCATATTATAGGAACTCAACTTCAAACTCTATAAGTTTACTGCTGTGACTGCATTTTTATACTTTTTTGGCTGACCAAAAATAAGGCGGAGCTAATCTCGAAGTATTGTCGGCTTCGAATTACACAAGTATTGGCACAAGAGTTCCTTTGATACCCTTGATTGGTCATAGATTTAGTTTTTATAGACAGCTTTTGCTTTTTTCCTTTTCTACTGTCCGTAAGATTCATTCTTATGGACAACTTTTTCCCTTTTTCTGCTCATCTGTCCATAAGAATGGATGATATGACAGGAGTAAACATGCAAAAAGGTTTAAAGACTATTTTTTCTTAACTTGACGGCTATGTGCCGTGCCTACGCGGAACGAAGGTCTAACACATGGAACATTGCAGAGCCTATGCAAAAAAGGTGGCTGCGCATAACCTGGACGGTTACGGCAGCCACCTTTTTTTGTTACTTATCTGTTTTCTTTAATTTCGATTCGGTTTAAGGCACGTTGTAGTGCTAATTCTGCCCTTCTGAAATCAATTTCATCTTGTTTAGCTTGTAAACGGCGTTCTGCTCGTTCTTTTGCTGCGCGGGCACGTTCGATATCGATGTCCTCTGGCTGCTCTGCTGATTGTGCCAGGATGGTCACTTTGTCAGGGCGTACCTCAAGGAATCCTCCACTTACGGCAATGCGATGTGGATTTTCTCCTTTTAAGCGCACAGAACTTATTGATAACGGTGCAACGAGCGGAATGTGACCTGGTAGGATCCCGAGCTCTCCACTCTCAGCTTTACAGCTAACCATTTCAAATGAATCTTCCAGAACAGGGCCATCCGGAGTAACAACACTTACTGTTAGTGTTTTCAACAGAACCCCTCCTTAGGCTGGAATAAAAGCAAAAGGCGTTTTTTACGCCATTTGCTTCGCTTTTTCTACTACTTCTTCGATACGACCTACTAGACGGAACGCATCTTCTGGAAGGTCATCATATTTACCGTCAAGGATTTCACGGAAACCTTGAACAGTTTCCTGAACTGGTACATAAGAACCTTTTTGACCTGTAAACTGCTCCGCAACGTGGAAGTTCTGAGATAAGAAGAACTGGATACGACGCGCACGAGCAACGGTAAGTTTATCTTCATCAGATAACTCATCCATACCAAGGATCGCGATAATATCTTGTAATTCTTTATACTTTTGGATTGTTTGCTGAACTTCACGCGCAACATTATAGTGCTCATCCCCAACGATCTCAGGGTCAAGGGCACGAGATGTTGATGCAAGTGGATCCACGGCTGGGTAGATACCTTGCTCAGATAATCCACGGTCAAGGTTTGTTGTTGCATCTAAGTGAGCGAACGTTGTAGCCGGTGCCGGATCCGTGTAGTCATCGGCAGGTACGTATACCGCTTGGATAGATGTTACAGAACCTTTGTTTGTAGATGTGATACGCTCTTGTAATTGACCCATTTCCGTTGCAAGTGTTGGCTGGTAACCAACGGCAGATGGCATACGGCCAAGAAGTGCCGAAACCTCTGAACCTGCTTGTGTAAAACGGAAGATGTTGTCGATGAACAATAGAACGTCCTGACCTTGCTCATCACGGAAGTGCTCCGCCATTGTAAGACCAGTTAAGGCAACACGCATACGAGCTCCAGGTGGTTCGTTCATTTGACCGAATACCATCGCTGTTTTTGCGATAACGCCAGAATCTTTCATTTCGTAGTAAAGGTCATTACCTTCACGAGTACGTTCCCCAACACCTGCGAATACGGAAATACCACCATGCTCTTGTGCGATGTTGTTGATTAATTCCTGGATTAGTACGGTTTTACCTACACCCGCACCACCAAATAAACCGATTTTACCACCTTTGATATAAGGTGCTAGAAGGTCTACTACTTTAATACCTGTTTCCAAGATCTCTGTTTCTGTTGCTAAATCTTCAAATTTCGGTGATTGACGGTGAATTGGATCACGGCGAACTTGTTCTCCTAATTCTTCATCAAGGTCAATCTTCTCACCTAATACGTTGAAGACACGGCCTAATGTTTCTTCACCTACTGGTACAGAAATCGGTGCGTTCATATCTAATACTGCTGCACCACGTTGTACACCTTCTGTAGATGACATTGCAATTGTACGTACAGCGTCATCGCCTAAGTGAAGTGCAACTTCTACTGTAAGATCCTGCGTTTCACCGTTCGCTTCATACTGTACTTTTAACGCGTTGTAAATTTCAGGGAGGTGTCCGTCTTCGAACTTAACGTCAACTACCGGCCCCATAATTTGAATAACGTGTCCTTTTGCCATCGATTTCCCTCCTAACTAAATGATTCCGAATGGTATTATTCTAAAGCGGCTGCCCCACCGACGATTTCGGTGATTTCTTGCGTAATGGCTGCTTGTCTTGCACGGTTATATTGTAAGGACAGATCATCAATAAGATCATCCGCATTGTCCGTCGCACTCTTCATCGCTGTCATACGAGATGCATGTTCACTCGCTTTACTGTCAAGAAGTGCGCCGAAGATCAAGCTTTCCGCATATTGTGGCAATAATACATTTAAAATTTCTTGTTGATTTGGTTCATATTCATACGTGCTTTGTACCCCTTCAGACATTTCGGACAAGTCTGTTAATGGTAAAAGCTTTTTCTCTGTTATTTCTTGTGAAATCGCACTGATGAAGTGATTATAGAAAATCACTAATTCATCGATTTCTTCATCAATAAAAAGTTGTACCGTTTCAGATGTTAATTCTTTAATTTCCGCAAAGCTTGGCTGATCGGAAACACCAGTAATTTCTCTCAAAATCGGCATGTCACGTTTCTTAAAGAAATCACGACCCATACGACCTAAAGTGATAATCGTATATTCATCTTTTGATTGATGTTTTTCTTCTATTTTTCGATATACTTGGCGTAATACTCCACTATTAAACGCACCTGCTAAACCACGGTCAGATGTGATAACAAAATAGGCTGTTTTCTTCACCTCACGTGTTTGCAGCATGGGATGATCTGCATCCTGGCCACTTCCGGCAATGCTATGGACGACTTCTTTAATCTTATTGCTGTATGGATCAAAAGATTTCGTTAATTCTTCTGCTTTATTTAGCTTTGAAGCAGAAACCATGTGCATAGCTTTTGTGATCTGTTTTGTTTTTTTCGTAGAATTAATACGCGTTTTTATATCTCTAAGAGATGCCACTATTTTTCACCGCCCTTTCCAAAAAGGTTGAACGTTTCCTATATTGAAAGCGAAGGGAGTTCTGTAACGTTAACTCGCTACAGAAACGCTTGCTTCTTATTCGGATACTACAAATGTTTTCTTGAATTCTTCTACTGCTCCGCTCATTTCGTCAGCGTCAGCTAGTTGACCAGTTTCTCTGATTGAGTTAAGCAAGTCTTTCTTGTTTTGGTCCATCCAATTCAAGAACTCATCTTCAAAGCGCGTAATATCTGTAACAGGAATATCATCAAGATGCCCTTTTGTTAAAGCAAAGATGATCATAACTTGTTTTTCTACTACTAATGGCTTGTGAAGACCTTGTTTTAATACTTCTACTGTACGTTGACCACGGTTCAATTTAGCAGCTGTTGCTTTATCTAAATCAGAACCGAATTGTGCGAATGATTCCAGCTCACGGAACGACGCTAAGTCAAGACGAAGCGTACCGGCAACTTTCTTCATCGCTTTGATCTGTGCAGAACCACCAACACGTGATACAGATAGACCCGGGTTTATCGCTGGACGAACACCAGAGAAGAATAAGTCAGACTGTAAGAAGATTTGTCCATCCGTGATGGAGATAACGTTTGTTGGGATATATGCTGAGATATCACCTGCTTGTGTTTCAACGAATGGAAGAGCTGTTAAAGATCCTCCACCTTTTGCATCACTAAGCTTCGCTGCACGCTCAAGTAAACGAGAGTGTAAGTAGAATACATCCCCTGGGAATGCCTCACGACCTGGCGGACGACGTAATAATAAGGAAAGCTCACGGTATGCGTTCGCTTGTTTAGATAAATCATCATATACAACCAATACGTGCTTGCCGTTATACATGAAATCTTCACCCATTGATACACCTGCATATGGTGCAAGGTATTGTAATGGAGCTGGTTCACTGGCACCTGCTGTTACTACAATCGTGTAATCAAGCGCGCCATAACGACGTAATGTTTCTACT is a genomic window of Gracilibacillus salinarum containing:
- a CDS encoding YwmB family TATA-box binding protein — translated: MKYLLFSITAMMMIFFVQQLDAKTMDDNTKEMNDMVAMIEEQGLNLANLETTIRERRIIPEISRFIDNLKGYQLTMVDDDTYKLDANRRNNNGMNESLLIVRTYEKKNEYQVLYTISATEMTPEVLEKFQQKIKGVTKVIFTDKAQYFSCAQAWKNGIIDIVSFINFVKSELKMSIIDEVKEPDFTTWTGYTANWNQKIQQYDQEFNIQIAVREGIGDRTTVTIGTPILINEY
- the atpD gene encoding F0F1 ATP synthase subunit beta, with translation MAKGHVIQIMGPVVDVKFEDGHLPEIYNALKVQYEANGETQDLTVEVALHLGDDAVRTIAMSSTEGVQRGAAVLDMNAPISVPVGEETLGRVFNVLGEKIDLDEELGEQVRRDPIHRQSPKFEDLATETEILETGIKVVDLLAPYIKGGKIGLFGGAGVGKTVLIQELINNIAQEHGGISVFAGVGERTREGNDLYYEMKDSGVIAKTAMVFGQMNEPPGARMRVALTGLTMAEHFRDEQGQDVLLFIDNIFRFTQAGSEVSALLGRMPSAVGYQPTLATEMGQLQERITSTNKGSVTSIQAVYVPADDYTDPAPATTFAHLDATTNLDRGLSEQGIYPAVDPLASTSRALDPEIVGDEHYNVAREVQQTIQKYKELQDIIAILGMDELSDEDKLTVARARRIQFFLSQNFHVAEQFTGQKGSYVPVQETVQGFREILDGKYDDLPEDAFRLVGRIEEVVEKAKQMA
- the atpG gene encoding ATP synthase F1 subunit gamma, which translates into the protein MASLRDIKTRINSTKKTKQITKAMHMVSASKLNKAEELTKSFDPYSNKIKEVVHSIAGSGQDADHPMLQTREVKKTAYFVITSDRGLAGAFNSGVLRQVYRKIEEKHQSKDEYTIITLGRMGRDFFKKRDMPILREITGVSDQPSFAEIKELTSETVQLFIDEEIDELVIFYNHFISAISQEITEKKLLPLTDLSEMSEGVQSTYEYEPNQQEILNVLLPQYAESLIFGALLDSKASEHASRMTAMKSATDNADDLIDDLSLQYNRARQAAITQEITEIVGGAAALE
- a CDS encoding DUF1146 family protein, with product MLESLAQDGLVGMLSHLLFIVITWQVLQSLNFDEWFKKHKVMEARIFLILITITIGSTVSNFFLDFLNWSQQLLYMFS
- the atpA gene encoding F0F1 ATP synthase subunit alpha: MSIKAEEISALIKQQIESYDSDIEVADVGTVIEIGDGIARAHGLDNVMSGELVEFSNGVMGMAQNLEESNVGIVILGPYTGIREGDEVRRTGRIMEVPVGEELIGRVVNPLGQPVDGKGPVETSKTRPIESPAPGVMDRKSVDEPLQTGIKAIDALVPIGRGQRELIIGDRQTGKTTVAIDAILNQADQDMICIYVAIGQKDSTVRGTVETLRRYGALDYTIVVTAGASEPAPLQYLAPYAGVSMGEDFMYNGKHVLVVYDDLSKQANAYRELSLLLRRPPGREAFPGDVFYLHSRLLERAAKLSDAKGGGSLTALPFVETQAGDISAYIPTNVISITDGQIFLQSDLFFSGVRPAINPGLSVSRVGGSAQIKAMKKVAGTLRLDLASFRELESFAQFGSDLDKATAAKLNRGQRTVEVLKQGLHKPLVVEKQVMIIFALTKGHLDDIPVTDITRFEDEFLNWMDQNKKDLLNSIRETGQLADADEMSGAVEEFKKTFVVSE
- a CDS encoding F0F1 ATP synthase subunit epsilon produces the protein MKTLTVSVVTPDGPVLEDSFEMVSCKAESGELGILPGHIPLVAPLSISSVRLKGENPHRIAVSGGFLEVRPDKVTILAQSAEQPEDIDIERARAAKERAERRLQAKQDEIDFRRAELALQRALNRIEIKENR